The proteins below come from a single Candidatus Bathyarchaeota archaeon genomic window:
- the cobN gene encoding cobaltochelatase subunit CobN produces the protein MTKIKVAMATTIPTDVIPAINAANKINQKNPGAIELRLRMGGDYRDFGALDDFIAFAKTAHIVIVHLMGDLPEFDRLVEAIKPAKVPLMVSAPFFGAKNQTKYTTVDAEDKQKIYFYLNYGGIRNFENLMYYLLNRFTGTDHPVEAPAKPQWEGIYHPDFESPPTLEEYLAKKVDPTRITVGLWFHQSSWQGGTTGYVDAVIREIESQGANVLPLFFSGSKNPKLGINGLEWMVDTYLLKDGKPLVDVVMSLFSFSFSTCLGGSEATGVLRKLGVPIIKAITTCNTYTEWRDTMQGLNIMDIPANVAMPEFDGAIITVPVAAMDCCQINPSTGTRLIKYEPIPERTKKAVSLTINWGKLRRLPNGQKKVAIIFHNYPPRNDTIGHAFGLDSSASVMNILEGLKHQGYKLGELPQSSQELMDAIIAGLTNDRRWASPKELYERALDKIPLEQYESWYSDLASDVAAKIEKDWGKLPGKLFTYNGKLLVAGLVNGNVFVGMQPPRGFMEDSVNIYHSPDIAMPYHYHAYYRWICDDFGANVVLHIGCHGTQEWLPGKSVGLSRSCQSDITIADMPNIYPYVQTNPGEGTQAKRRGYCCIIEHLMPVMHNADSYEELAKLEVQLQEYYHAKTVDQQKLPVLRNLIWELVVDAKLDKDLCVTQDAAFAGFDEFLEQLHAYINELSDAQIRDGLHTLGEAPKDSRLDEFLVTLTRLSNGDVPSLRQSLAELKGYDFDDLLAHRGKLGLDGKTNGDRLNEIGALSLELIQCFHAADFKEEKIPEVTKSVLGVGTPKITCALQYVSGFLAPALAQTTDEVTYTLLGCSGGYVPPGPSGSITRGMADILPTGRNFYSIDPRAVPSAAAWEVGVSLANVLLERYLKEEGKYPESVGIVIWATDTMKTKGDDVAEILYLLGVKPIWERSSGRVIGIQAIPLGELGRPRIDVTMRISGMFRDSFPVVVNLLDQAIELVAALNEPHSQNYVAKHVETEVAEETAKGTNPAKAREEACYRIFGDRPGAYGCGVSEAIDSKNWKTQQDLSDIYISWGSYAYTRKTYGCQVPEQFKRCLRKINVTVKNQDSREYDILDGDDWYDAHGGMINAVKVVGGKAPRSYCGDSSDPKRVKVRSTQEETCHVFRSRLLNPKYIEGMKRHGYQGAADLSRTMDTVLGWDATVEAVEDWMWEGLAQKYVLDKAMQEWLKDVNPYALQNMVERLLEAVERNIWWASEEMKKQLQQLYLEIEGLLEGAAEKGNGNTKTGERRK, from the coding sequence ATGACCAAAATCAAAGTAGCAATGGCAACAACCATCCCAACCGACGTCATCCCCGCCATCAACGCCGCTAACAAAATCAACCAGAAAAATCCGGGCGCCATCGAACTGCGGCTTCGCATGGGCGGCGACTACCGCGACTTCGGAGCCCTCGACGACTTCATCGCCTTCGCAAAAACCGCGCACATCGTTATCGTGCATCTGATGGGTGATTTGCCCGAGTTCGACCGGCTTGTGGAAGCCATAAAACCCGCCAAAGTGCCCCTCATGGTGTCCGCGCCCTTCTTCGGAGCCAAAAACCAAACCAAATACACCACAGTGGACGCTGAGGATAAACAAAAAATCTACTTCTACCTTAACTACGGCGGCATCCGCAACTTCGAAAACCTCATGTACTATTTGCTTAACCGCTTCACAGGCACCGATCACCCCGTAGAGGCTCCTGCTAAACCGCAGTGGGAAGGCATCTATCACCCCGACTTCGAGTCTCCGCCAACGCTGGAGGAGTATCTGGCAAAGAAAGTTGACCCCACCCGCATTACAGTGGGGCTGTGGTTTCACCAGAGCAGCTGGCAGGGCGGCACAACCGGCTACGTGGACGCGGTTATCCGCGAAATCGAATCTCAGGGCGCCAACGTGTTGCCCCTGTTTTTCAGCGGCTCCAAGAACCCTAAGCTGGGCATAAACGGCTTAGAGTGGATGGTGGACACTTATCTGCTAAAAGACGGCAAACCCCTGGTTGATGTGGTCATGAGCTTGTTCTCGTTTTCGTTTTCCACCTGCCTAGGCGGCTCCGAAGCAACGGGGGTGCTGCGGAAACTCGGGGTGCCCATCATCAAAGCCATAACTACCTGCAACACCTACACGGAGTGGCGTGACACCATGCAGGGACTCAACATCATGGATATCCCCGCCAACGTGGCTATGCCTGAATTCGACGGCGCCATAATCACCGTGCCCGTCGCCGCCATGGACTGCTGCCAAATCAACCCCTCCACCGGAACCCGCCTCATCAAATACGAACCCATACCGGAACGCACAAAAAAAGCAGTCAGCTTAACCATAAACTGGGGTAAACTGCGGCGGCTACCCAACGGCCAAAAGAAGGTGGCAATCATCTTCCACAATTATCCGCCCCGAAACGACACCATCGGTCACGCCTTCGGCTTGGATTCATCGGCTTCCGTGATGAACATTCTTGAGGGCTTAAAGCATCAGGGCTACAAGTTGGGGGAGTTGCCGCAGAGCAGCCAGGAACTCATGGACGCCATAATCGCGGGGTTAACTAATGATCGCCGCTGGGCAAGCCCCAAGGAACTCTACGAGCGTGCCCTGGACAAAATCCCCCTTGAGCAGTATGAGTCCTGGTATAGCGATTTAGCATCTGACGTCGCCGCCAAAATCGAGAAGGACTGGGGTAAACTCCCCGGTAAACTCTTCACCTACAACGGCAAGTTGCTGGTGGCGGGCTTAGTTAACGGCAACGTCTTTGTAGGAATGCAGCCTCCCCGCGGCTTTATGGAGGACTCCGTCAACATTTACCATAGCCCCGACATAGCTATGCCCTACCATTACCATGCCTACTACCGCTGGATATGCGACGACTTCGGCGCAAACGTGGTCCTGCATATTGGATGCCACGGGACACAGGAGTGGCTGCCCGGCAAATCCGTTGGGTTATCCCGCAGCTGCCAATCCGACATCACCATCGCCGACATGCCCAACATCTACCCCTACGTGCAAACCAACCCCGGCGAAGGCACCCAGGCCAAGCGGCGCGGCTACTGCTGCATCATCGAGCACCTTATGCCCGTCATGCACAACGCCGACTCATATGAGGAACTGGCTAAACTCGAGGTGCAGCTGCAGGAGTATTACCACGCCAAAACAGTTGACCAGCAGAAACTGCCGGTGCTGCGTAACCTGATTTGGGAGCTGGTGGTCGATGCCAAACTTGACAAGGACCTCTGCGTCACCCAGGACGCGGCTTTCGCCGGCTTCGACGAGTTTCTTGAGCAGCTTCACGCCTACATCAATGAGCTCTCGGACGCGCAGATCCGCGATGGACTCCACACGCTCGGGGAAGCTCCTAAAGATTCGCGTCTCGACGAGTTTTTAGTTACATTAACAAGGCTCAGCAACGGCGATGTGCCCTCGCTGCGGCAGTCGCTTGCGGAGTTGAAGGGCTACGACTTCGACGACCTGCTGGCGCACCGCGGCAAACTTGGCTTGGACGGCAAAACCAACGGCGACCGCCTAAACGAAATCGGCGCCCTCTCCCTGGAGCTTATCCAATGCTTCCACGCCGCTGACTTCAAAGAAGAAAAAATCCCTGAGGTCACCAAATCTGTTCTTGGCGTAGGCACCCCAAAAATCACCTGTGCCCTCCAATACGTCAGCGGCTTCCTCGCCCCCGCCCTCGCCCAAACCACCGACGAAGTAACCTACACGCTGCTTGGCTGCAGCGGCGGCTACGTGCCCCCCGGGCCCTCAGGCTCTATCACGCGGGGCATGGCTGATATCTTGCCCACTGGCAGAAACTTTTACTCCATTGATCCCCGCGCGGTGCCCTCCGCGGCGGCATGGGAAGTCGGCGTCTCCTTAGCCAACGTGCTGCTGGAGCGGTACCTCAAAGAGGAAGGCAAATACCCTGAATCCGTGGGCATCGTAATCTGGGCAACCGACACCATGAAAACCAAGGGCGACGACGTAGCTGAAATCCTCTACTTGCTCGGCGTCAAGCCCATCTGGGAGCGGTCCAGCGGCAGAGTAATCGGCATCCAAGCTATCCCGCTTGGCGAGTTGGGGCGTCCCCGCATCGATGTCACCATGCGCATAAGCGGTATGTTCCGCGACAGCTTCCCCGTCGTTGTTAACCTCCTTGACCAAGCCATTGAACTCGTGGCTGCATTAAATGAGCCGCATAGCCAAAACTATGTGGCAAAGCATGTGGAGACAGAGGTAGCTGAGGAAACCGCCAAAGGCACAAACCCGGCGAAGGCCCGCGAGGAAGCCTGCTACCGCATCTTCGGCGATCGCCCAGGTGCATATGGCTGCGGCGTCAGCGAAGCCATCGACTCCAAAAACTGGAAAACCCAGCAGGACCTCAGCGACATCTACATCAGCTGGGGCAGCTACGCCTACACCCGCAAAACCTACGGGTGCCAGGTGCCCGAGCAGTTCAAGCGGTGCCTACGCAAAATCAACGTCACCGTCAAAAACCAGGATAGCCGCGAATACGACATCCTCGACGGCGACGACTGGTACGACGCCCACGGCGGCATGATAAACGCTGTGAAAGTCGTCGGCGGCAAAGCCCCCCGCTCGTACTGCGGCGACAGCAGCGACCCCAAACGCGTTAAAGTCCGAAGCACACAGGAGGAAACCTGCCATGTCTTCCGCAGCCGCCTGCTTAACCCAAAATACATAGAGGGCATGAAACGCCACGGCTACCAGGGCGCGGCGGATTTGTCGCGGACTATGGATACGGTGCTTGGCTGGGACGCCACCGTGGAGGCTGTGGAGGATTGGATGTGGGAGGGGCTTGCTCAGAAGTACGTTTTGGATAAGGCTATGCAGGAATGGCTAAAAGACGTAAATCCTTATGCCTTACAGAATATGGTGGAGCGCCTCCTTGAAGCGGTGGAGCGAAACATCTGGTGGGCCTCTGAGGAGATGAAAAAGCAGCTTCAGCAGCTCTACCTCGAAATCGAGGGGCTACTGGAGGGCGCCGCAGAGAAAGGGAACGGTAACACAAAAACTGGAGAGAGAAGAAAATGA
- a CDS encoding adenosylcobinamide amidohydrolase, which translates to MKNADTIVREQKLNIHLDGVEAKVIWHKYDGVPLNTTLVSFGQNRRVLSTIDGLKHVPYIGNVYVPGELSSSHMTLQSYAKFQKRLPATLGIRRADLTFVSTAVNMEKVAVCEKSYGDFKVCIIATGGAKNNALRMGVDRGDWVETKTEFQSAQGTINMLLLTNVTLSVGAMARAIMTATEGKTAALEDLHYKSTPSPKLQATGTGTDSMIVASANNPGLKIYHTGGHTKMGELIGFCAKEAVTLALRRFDNDEPGEIS; encoded by the coding sequence ATGAAAAACGCAGATACAATAGTTAGAGAGCAGAAACTAAACATCCACCTCGACGGGGTAGAGGCAAAAGTAATCTGGCACAAATACGACGGTGTACCCCTGAACACAACGCTGGTTTCGTTTGGCCAAAACCGCAGAGTGCTCTCCACCATCGACGGACTCAAGCATGTCCCCTACATAGGTAACGTGTATGTTCCCGGGGAATTATCCAGTAGCCACATGACGCTTCAGAGCTACGCTAAATTCCAAAAGCGTTTACCTGCAACTCTTGGCATCCGCCGCGCAGACCTCACCTTTGTAAGCACAGCCGTCAACATGGAGAAAGTAGCTGTCTGCGAAAAATCCTACGGCGACTTCAAAGTCTGCATAATCGCAACCGGCGGCGCCAAAAACAACGCGCTACGCATGGGCGTGGACAGAGGCGACTGGGTAGAAACCAAAACGGAGTTCCAAAGCGCCCAAGGCACCATAAACATGCTGCTCCTAACAAACGTCACCTTATCAGTCGGCGCCATGGCACGCGCCATAATGACTGCCACCGAAGGCAAAACCGCGGCGCTGGAGGATTTGCATTACAAGAGCACACCTTCCCCTAAGCTGCAAGCCACCGGCACCGGAACCGACAGCATGATAGTTGCCTCGGCTAACAACCCCGGCCTCAAAATCTATCATACCGGCGGACACACAAAGATGGGTGAGCTAATTGGGTTCTGCGCAAAAGAGGCGGTGACCTTGGCGCTGCGGCGGTTCGATAACGATGAGCCGGGGGAAATCAGTTGA